The following coding sequences lie in one Vanessa atalanta chromosome 1, ilVanAtal1.2, whole genome shotgun sequence genomic window:
- the LOC125075997 gene encoding mitochondrial folate transporter/carrier produces the protein MTTMKNPNPSSSKLALLSHIKYEHLVAGISGGVTSTLILHPLDLIKIRFAVNDGRTATVPRYDGLGSAFVTIVKNEGVRGLYRGVTPNVWGSGSAWGFYFLFYNAIKTWIQGGNARTPLGPGLHMLAAAQAGILSLVMTNPIWVVKTRLCLQYSEEHSLAEHKRYRGMVDGLSKIYRTEGIRGLYRGFIPGMFGVSHGALQFMTYEEMKNRYNQYRNLPIDIKLSSVEYLTFAAVSKLLAAGATYPYQVVRARLQDQHRSYAGAWHCVTETWRHEGWRGFYKGLKPNLIRVVPATMITFLTYENVSHFMLQRRQELKLPS, from the exons ATGACTACAATGAAGAATCCTAATCCGTCATCTTCAAAACTTGCACTTCTGAGCCATATCAAGTACGAACACCTGGTAGCTGGGATATCAGGTGGCGTCACATCAACATTAATTTTGCATCCTTTGGACCTTATTAAAATTCGTTTCGCTG TTAATGATGGAAGAACTGCAACTGTTCCACGTTACGACGGCTTGGGCAGCGCTTTTGTAACGATCGTGAAAAACGAAGGCGTGCGCGGCTTGTATCGAGGCGTCACTCCGAACGTGTGGGGCTCCGGGTCCGCTTGGGGGTTTTACTTCTTATT CTATAATGCAATAAAGACATGGATCCAAGGAGGGAATGCCCGCACGCCGCTCGGCCCAGGTCTTCACATGCTTGCCGCTGCCCAAGCTGGTATACTCTCCCTGGTGATGACCAATCCTATCTGGGTCGTGAAGACCAGGTTGTGTCTCCAGTACAGCGAGGAGCACAGCTTAGCTGAGCACAAGAGATATAGAGGCATGGTTGACGGCCTGTCGAAGATCTACAGGACAGAGGGCATCAGGGGATTATACAGG GGCTTCATTCCGGGTATGTTCGGCGTTTCGCATGGCGCTTTGCAGTTCATGACTTACGAGGAGATGAAGAATAGGTACAATCAGTACAGAAACCTAcctattgatattaaattg AGCTCGGTGGAGTACCTGACGTTCGCGGCGGTGTCCAAGCTGCTGGCGGCGGGCGCCACGTACCCGTACCAGGTGGTGCGCGCGCGCCTGCAGGACCAGCACCGCAGCTACGCCGGCGCCTGGCACTGCGTCACCGAGACCTGGAG gcacgagggatgGCGGGGCTTCTACAAGGGTCTCAAACCGAACTTGATACGTGTGGTCCCAGCAACAATGATCACATTCTTAACATATGAAAATGTGTCGCATTTTATGCTTCAGCGTAGACAGGAATTAAAATTACCCTCTTAA
- the LOC125069781 gene encoding mitochondrial-processing peptidase subunit beta, whose product MLKVATTLRLVSKQGNNVRALATAAAYKQALVNVPPTQLTVLDNGIRVASEDSGAATATVGLWIDAGSRYENSKNNGVAHFLEHMAFKGTSKRSQTDLELLVENMGAHLNAYTSREQTVFYAKCLAGDVPAAVEILADIIQNSSLAEPEIERERGVILREMQDVESNLQEVVFDHLHATAFQGTPLGQTILGPTKNIKKISKADLQQYIKTHYQPSRIVLSGAGGIEHSKLVDLAGKHLGGLKNTALDVPELAPCRYTGSEIRVRDDSMPLAHIAIAVEGAGWTDADNIPLMVANTLIGAWDRSQGGGTNNASFLARAASCGNLCHSFQSFNTCYKDTGLWGIYFVSEPMQIEDMLFNIQREWMKLCTTVTENEVDRAKNLLKTNMLLQLDGTTPVCEDIGRQILCYNRRIPIHELDARIDSVSVQNVRDVCYKYLFDRCPAVAAVGPTEALPDYTRIRAGMYWLRV is encoded by the coding sequence ATGTTGAAAGTAGCGACTACTCTGAGATTAGTTTCAAAACAGGGCAATAATGTCCGGGCCCTTGCAACTGCAGCGGCCTACAAGCAAGCTCTAGTTAACGTTCCTCCAACTCAACTTACAGTACTTGACAATGGGATCCGCGTTGCTTCTGAAGATTCCGGCGCAGCTACGGCTACTGTCGGTCTCTGGATTGATGCTGGATCAAGGTACGAAAACTCCAAAAACAATGGGGTCGCCCACTTCTTAGAACACATGGCTTTTAAAGGCACAAGTAAAAGGTCGCAGACCGACTTAGAATTGTTGGTAGAGAACATGGGTGCTCATCTGAACGCCTACACCTCGAGGGAGCAAACCGTTTTCTACGCAAAATGCCTTGCTGGCGATGTTCCCGCTGCCGTTGAAATACTCGCTGATATAATTCAAAACTCATCCCTAGCTGAACCCGAAATCGAACGAGAACGTGGTGTTATTCTCCGCGAAATGCAAGATGTCGAAAGTAACTTGCAAGAAGTTGTATTTGATCACCTTCATGCTACTGCATTCCAAGGCACTCCTTTAGGACAAACTATTCTTGGACCAACCAAAAACATCAAGAAAATTTCAAAGGCCGATCTTCAGCAATACATCAAAACTCACTATCAACCTAGCAGGATTGTTCTATCAGGTGCTGGTGGTATAGAACACAGCAAACTTGTAGATCTGGCTGGCAAGCATTTAGGTGGCTTGAAGAACACTGCCCTCGATGTACCTGAATTAGCTCCTTGCCGCTATACTGGTTCAGAAATCCGTGTTAGAGATGATTCAATGCCTCTTGCTCATATTGCTATTGCTGTGGAAGGTGCTGGCTGGACAGATGCTGATAACATTCCCCTTATGGTTGCCAACACCCTTATTGGAGCTTGGGATAGATCTCAGGGAGGTGGCACTAACAATGCCTCGTTCCTTGCTAGAGCTGCATCTTGTGGAAACTTATGCCATAGCTTCCAGTCATTCAATACCTGTTACAAAGACACTGGCCTGTGGGGTATTTACTTTGTATCAGAACCCATGCAGATTGAAGATATGCTCTTCAACATTCAAAGAGAATGGATGAAATTATGTACAACCGTAACTGAAAATGAGGTTGACAGAGCAAAGAACCTCCTAAAGACGAACATGCTTCTGCAGCTGGATGGAACTACACCAGTGTGTGAAGACATTGGTCGCCAAATTCTATGTTACAACAGACGCATCCCTATTCATGAACTTGATGCACGCATTGACTCTGTTTCAGTGCAGAATGTTCGAGATGTCTGTTACAAATATCTCTTTGACCGTTGTCCGGCTGTTGCAGCTGTTGGTCCTACTGAAGCTCTGCCTGACTACACTAGAATCCGTGCTGGAATGTACTGGCTCAGAGTATAA
- the LOC125069693 gene encoding conserved oligomeric Golgi complex subunit 3 → MDNMTLKEIQNKLLLWEASENPLAPLTSSQREAILDLEALIQGSSSVEEIKETPIEDNEDIAPIETVYDFLNWYETLNEQNIKKNDAPYEAYYKQLEERRNECVALTDQISSTMSDLNKLSDEYNLVSNKTNALHTMSEQLLADQNKLSGIGDDIKQKMHYFTQVEHLSQRLNSTTMSVNSEQFFNVLAKIDECLDYMRANSTFKEAYTYTVKYRHLQSRAISLIRGYVNHILNHATEQVLTPDDPMENEAMDTAYAVYFGKFQAAAPKLRMVISEIEKRAVTNEDYASLLADVQREYAGRRRRVAGGAAAGALAAAARRQAGDHCASLRAACSLLALAVRDECALYEHFFAQPSPALDEYLQSLCNGLYETLRPHIIHINHLETLAELCVILRVEVIEEQVNNDRSLSALGAAARALLQDAQERLVFRAHVHLRADVLRYRAAPGDLAYPDKLLMMEQIAMSLQDQSLKRSDSRNSVVSDVSATSQEVANINVEAQRRPQASPADLHGMWYPGVRRTLAALSRLYRCLEKRVFQGLAQEAISLCVQSVDMAAKQISANKTNIDGELFQIKHLLILREQIAPFQVDFVVKETTLDFSNVKNAAYGLIQKPRQIFSLNSNNALLEFLLEGTPLVREHLLDSRKEVDRQLKNCCECFIKYSTEILAGPLIEFIEKAQAITPPEQLKSQLWATPGKLAVAVKEAQKRIKTHLAPLQRSMQLYLANKETEFILFRPIRNNVVGYFVQLEQILANSGFTYDDLLIVACPTPEQVSVFISSASLISHSEPVLPYGKKKPTNVIHRPSVTSVPETLEEKNISPPSENPSTCQ, encoded by the exons ATGGATAATATGACGTTAAAAGAAATAcagaataaattgttattatgggAAGCTTCAGAAAATCCTTTGGCACCGTTAACTTCGAGCCAACGAGAAGCTATATTGGATTTAGAAGCTCTTATCCAAGGTTCATCTTCAGTTGAAGAG ATTAAAGAAACCCCTATTGAAGATAATGAAGATATAGCCCCAATTGAGACTGTATATGATTTCTTGAATTGGTATGAAACTTTGAATgagcaaaatattaaaaaaaatgatgcacCATATGAAGCATACTACAAACAGCTAGAAGAAAGGAGAAATGAGTGTGTTGCTTTAACTGATCAG ATATCCTCCACCATGTCGGATCTGAATAAGTTATCTGatgaatataatcttgtttcCAATAAAACAAATGCATTACATACTATGAGTGAACAGTTACTGGCCGATCAAAATAAACTATCTGGAATAG GTGATGATATAAAACAGAAGATGCACTATTTCACTCAAGTGGAACATTTGTCACAGCGTTTAAACAGCACAACTATGTCAGTAAATAGCGAACAGTTCTTCAATGTTCTAGCTAAGATTGATGAATGCTTGGACTACATGCGGGCAAAT AGTACTTTCAAAGAAGCTTACACATACACCGTCAAGTACCGTCACCTCCAAAGCCGTGCTATATCCCTTATTCGCGGTTACGTGAATCATATACTGAATCACGCTACGGAGCAAGTACTTACTCCGGACGACCCGATGGAGAACGAAGCAATGGACACGGCGTATGCAGTGTATTTTGGTAAATTTCAAGCCGCTGCACCAAAGTTACGGATGGTGATAAGTGAAATTGAAAAAAGAGCGGTCACTAACGAAGA CTACGCGTCGCTGCTGGCGGACGTGCAGCGCGAGTACGCGGGGCGACGGCGGCGcgtggcgggcggcgcggcggcgggcgcgctggcggcggcggcgcggcgccaGGCGGGCGACCACTGCGCCTCGCTGCGCGCCGCCTGCTCGCTGCTGGCGCTGGCCGTGCGCGACGAGTGCGCGCTCTACGAACACTTCTTCGCGCAGCCTTCGCCGGCGCTCGA TGAGTACCTCCAGTCACTATGCAACGGGTTATATGAAACTCTTCGTCCCCACATCATCCACATCAATCATTTGGAGACGCTCGCAGAACTTTGCGTAATTCTGAGGGTCGAAGTCATCGAGGAACAAGTCAACAACGATC GCTCGCTGAGCGCGCtgggcgcggcggcgcgcgcgctgctGCAGGACGCGCAGGAGCGCCTCGTGTTCCGCGCGCACGTGCACCTGCGCGCCGACGTGCTGCGGTACCGCGCCGCGCCGGGCGACCTCGCCTACCCCGACAAGCTGCTCATGATGGAG cAAATAGCCATGTCTCTTCAAGACCAAAGTCTAAAACGAAGCGATTCCCGCAATTCCGTGGTGTCAGATGTATCAGCCACATCGCAAGAAGTTGCCAACATTAACGTGGAAGCTCAGAGGAGACCACAAGCGTCTCCTGCCGATCTCCACGGAATGTGGTATCCTGGTGTAAGAAGAACTCTAGCAGCACTATCCAGACTTTACAGATGTCTTGAAAAACGCGTATTTCAAGGTCTAGCACAAGAAGCTATTTCGCTTTGCGTCCAAAGCGTGGACATGGCAGCGAAGCAGATATCCGCGAACAAAACCAACATAGATGGTGAATTGTTCCAAATAAAACACCTTTTGATTTTAAGAGAGCAAATAGCCCCCTTTCAAGTGGACTTCGTTGTGAAAGAGACGACCTTGGACTTCAGTAATGTTAAGAACGCAGCATATGGGTTAATTCAAAAGCCGAGACAGATATTTTCGCTAAACAGTAACAATGCCTTACTAGAATTTCTCTTAGAAGGCACGCCGTTAGTTAGGGAACATCTGTTGGATTCCAGAAAGGAAGTCGATAGACAGTTGAAGAATTGTTGCGAGTGTTTTATCAAGTATTCCACGGAAATACTCGCTGGACCATTGATTGAATTTATTGAGAAG gCTCAAGCAATTACGCCACCTGAACAATTAAAATCTCAACTTTGGGCCACTCCTGGCAAATTGGCAGTTGCCGTGAAAGAAGCACAGAAACGGATTAAGACTCATCTAGCACCATTGCAGAGATCAATGCAATTATATTTGGCAAATAAAGAGACTGAGTTCATATTGTTTAGACCAATAAGG aataatgTTGTTGGGTACTTTGTTCAATTAGAGCAAATATTAGCGAATTCAGGATTTACTTATGATGACTTATTAATTGTTGCCTGCCCAACACCAGAACAAGTATCAGTATTTATTTCATCTGCGAGTTTGATTAGTCATTCAGAACCAGTGCTGCCATATGGAAAAAAGAAGCCAACAAATGTCATTCATAGACCTAGTGTTACCAGTGTACCAGAAACGTtagaggaaaaaaatataagcccTCCTAGCGAAAATCCTTCAACCTgtcaataa